The DNA sequence CCGCATTGCCGACGTCGAGGTGCATCCGCGCGATCCGCGCACCTGGTACGTGGCGGCCGGGTCGGGCGGCGTCTGGAAGACCACGAACAGCGGCGTGACGTTCGCGCCGATCTTCGAGAAGCAGGCATCGTACTCCATTGGCGAGATCACGCTTGACCCGAGCAACCCAGATGTCGTCTGGATCGGCACCGGCGAGAACGTCAGCGGTCGCCACGTAGGCTGGGGCGACGGCGTGTACCGCTCGCGCGACGGCGGGCGCAACTGGCAGCGCATGGGGCTCGCGAATTCGCAGCACATCGGGCGCATCCTCGTGGACCCGCGCGACGGCAATCGGGTGCTCGTGGCCTCCGAGGGTCCGCTGTGGTCGGCCGGCGGTGAACGCGGCGTGTATCGCTCCACCGATGGTGGGGCGACGTGGACCGCCACGCTGCAGATCGACGAGCACACGGGCGTCACGGACCTCGAGTTCGATCCCTCGAACCCCGACGTGATCTACGCCGCGGCCTACCAGCGTCGCCGCCACGTCTGGGGCTTCCTCGCGGGCGGCGCCGGCTCCGGCATCTACAAGTCCACCGACAACGGACGCACGTGGCGCAAGCTGAGCGTTGGGCTCCCGACCGGCGAGATCGGCAAGATCGGCCTCGCCGTCACGCCCGCCGACCCGTCGCGGCTCTACGCCACGATCGAAGCCGCGGGCGACAAGCGGGGCTTCTACGCCTCGATGGACCGCGGCGAGAGCTTCGAGCGCCGCAACGCATACATCTCCGGCGGCACCGGCCCGCACTACTACCAGGAGATCGAAGCCTCGCCGACGGACCCGGACCTCGTCTACCAGATGGACGTGTTCCTCAACGTCACCCGCGACGGTGGGCGCACGTTCGCCAACCTCGAGACGGGCCACGACAAGCACAGCGACAACCACGCGCTGTGGATCGATCCCGCCGACGGCCGGCACCTCATCGTCGGTACCGACGGCGGTCTCTACGAAAGCTTCGACGAAGGCCAGCGCTGGCGGCACTTCCCGAATCTCCCGCTCTCGCAGTTCTACAAGGTCGCCCTCAACGACCGCTCGCCGTTCTATGACGTGCTCGCCGGTGCGCAGGACCTCGGCACGCTGCACGGCCCGTCGCGTACGCTGCATCGCGAGGGCGTGCGCAACCAAGACTGGTACGTGCCACTCGGCGCCGACGGCTACGGCGTGGCCTTCGAGCCCGGCAACCCGGACCTGATGTACCTCATGTGGCAGGAGGGCATGCTCGCGCGGAAGGACCGGCGCAACGACGAAACGGTGATGATCAAGCCGCAGCCCGCCGCCACCGACGCGCCGGAGCGCTGGAACTGGGATTCACCGCTGCTGGTCAGCCCGCACCGGCCGACCCGCATCTACTTCGGTTCGCAGCGCGTGTGGCGCAGCGATGACCGCGGCGACAGTTGGACCGCCATCAGCGGCGACCTGACGCTCGGCGCGCCGCGATACGCGCAGAAGTTCTACGGGCGCACCCCGAGCATCGACGCGCTGTTCGACCACGGCGCGATGTCGAAGTACGCCACCACCACCGCCATCGCCGAGTCGCCACGGGCCGAGGGCACGCTGGCCGTCGGGACCGATGACGGCATCATCCAGGTGACCAGCGACGGTGGTGCGACTTGGACACGCGCCGCGACGCTGCCCGGCCTGCCGCCGCTCTCGTTCGTGAACGACGTCGAGTTCTCGCAGCACTCGGCGCAGACGCTCTTCGTCGCGGCCGACGCGCACAAGATCGGCGACTTCACACCATTCCTGTTCGTGAGCGCGGATCTGGGCAAGACCTGGCGTAACATCGCCGGCGACTTGCCGCGCGGGGCCATCGTGTGGGCGGTGCAGCAGGACACGGAGTCCGGCCTGCTCTTCGTCGGCACGGAACAGGGCGTGTTCTGGTCACCCAACGCCGGCACGAACTGGCATCGCCTCGGCACGTTGCCGACGATTCCCGTGCGCGACATCAAGCTGCATGCCCGCGACCGCGATCTCGTCGCGGCCACCTTCGGCCGCGGCATCTTCGTACTCGACGACTACACGCCGTTGCGCGCCATCGCCGCCGGCGCGCGCGCCGACGTCGCGACGCTGCTCCCCGTGCGCGATGCCTGGTGGTACGTGCCCGCCGAGGTCGGACAGGCGCCGGGGCGCCCGGAGCTCGGCACCGATGACTACGCGCTGGAGAACCCGCCGGTCGGCGCGCTGTTCACGTACTACGTGGCCGCCATGCCCAGCACGGCGCAGGAGACGCGCCGTGCCGAGGAGCGGCGGCTCGCAGAGCGCAATGCCGACATCCCCTTCCCGGGCTTCGATCGCCTGCGCAGCGAACGTGCGGAACCGAGTCCGCGGCTCGTCGTCGCGATTCGGGATGAAGCGGGCACCGTGGTGCGCATGCTCGAACTGCCGTCACGCCCGGGCCTGCATCGCGTCAACTGGGACCTCCGCCACGCGAGCCCGGACGTCATCAACCTGAATCCACCGGCCTTCAGTCCGCCGTGGGCGGGCGAGGCGCTCGGGCCGCTTGCGACGCCCGGTACTTACACGGCGCAACTGCACCTCGTGTCCGCTGCGGGCGTGCGCTCGCTCGGCGAGGCCCAGCGCTTCGCGGTGAAGCCGGTGCCATCGGTGCCTGGGAATCCGGACTTCACGGTTGTCGCAGCCTTCCAGCAGCGCGTGGCCGCGCTGCAGCGGCGCGTGGGTGCGGCGGGCCGTGAGCTCGGCAGCGCGCGTGAGCAACTCCGGCACGCGCGGGCCTCGATTCCGGCGGCGGCGCGCCCGAACCCGGCGTTGTACGCGCAGGTGGACTCCCTCGCCGCTGCAGTTGCCGTGCTCGAACGGCGACTGAACGGCGATCCGGTGCGGGGGTCGCTCGACGAGCCGCAGGAGCACGCCATCGCGCCGCGGCTCTGGGCTGCTGCGCAGTACGAGCACCGGTATCCGCCCACGGCCACGCAACGGCGCGAGGCCGAGTTGGCCGAGACGGAGCTCACGGCGCTCGAGCGCGACCTTCAGAGGCTGCTCGATGTCGACTTCGGTCGCCTGCATGCGGCGATGTCGGCCGCAGGCGCACCGTGGAGTGCAGGGCGGGGGCTCTCGCGTCCCTGACTAGGAGCTGCAGGACAGCATCGAGCATCCGGCCTTGTGCCGGGCCCAGTCGGGGCGCTTGGCGGCGAACGCCTCGCGCCCCGGCTGCGCGTCATAAGGGCGCCGCAGGGTGTCGAGCAGGTCGTGCAGCACTGATGCATCGCCGGCAGTCGCGGCGTCGATCGCCTGCTGCGCGAGATAGTTGCGCGGGATGAATCGCGGATTCGCACGCGTCATCGCTGCCTGCGTTGCCGCAACGTCCACGCTCGGCGCGTGACGCGCGGCATGCCAGCGTCGCAGCCATGCGGCCATCGCCGGTGTCTGCGCGTCGCGCTTGGCCGCATCGTAGAACATGTCCCCCAGTGCCGTCACCGCCGCCGCGTCATCCTGCGGCACCTCGCCCTGCCACTCCGTGAGGGCACGGAAGAACAGCGTGTGGTCGCCTTCCACGTCAGTCAGGAGTCCGAGCCCTTCCTGTGCCAGGGCCTCGTGCGTCGCGCTGAAATCCGGGAATCCGAACTTCGTCGCCAACATCGCGCGGTATTCGGCGTTGAAGCGGTCGACATACGCGCCGAGTCCGTCCTTCAGTGGCTCGATGTCGGCGAACAGCGGCCGCAGCGCGTCGGCGAAACGTTCGAGGTTCCACTGCGCGATCGCCGGCTGGTTCGCGTACCGGTACCGTCGCCCGCCCGCGTCCGTCGTGTTCGGCGTCCAGTGCGGGTCGAAGTCGTCGAGGAACCCGTACGGGCCGTAGTCGATCGTCAGCCCCAGCACGCTCATGTTGTCGGTGTTCATCACGCCGTGCACGAAGCCCACGCGCATCCACTGGACGAGCATGCTCGCCGTGCGCGCGCAGACCTCGCGGAACCACTGCGCGTAGCGCGCCGGGGCTGCCGCGTCGATATGCGGGAAGTCCCGCGCAATCGTGAAGTCGGCCAGCTGGCGCAGCAGCGTCTCGTCGCCGCGGGCTGTGGCAATCTCGAAGTTGCCAAAGCGGATGAAGCTCGGCGCCACGCGGCAGACCACCGCGCCAGGCTCCATCTGCGGATTGCCGTCGTAGAACATGTCGCGCATCACGGGCTCGCCGGTGTGCACCACGGAGAGTGCGCGCGTCGTCGGCACGCCGAGGTGGTGCATGGCCTCGGAGCAGAGGAACTCGCGGATGCTCGAACGCAGGACCGCACGGCCGTCGGCCGTGCGCGAGTACGGCGTCGGGCCCGCGCCCTTCAGTTGCAGCTCCCAGCGTTCGCCACGCGCGTTGACCACCTCGCCAAGCGAGATGGCGCGCCCGTCGCCAAGCTGGCCGGCCCAGTGGCCGAACTGATGGCCTCCGTAGCAGGCCGCATAGGGTTGCATGCCGGTGAGCAGCGCGTTGCCGCCGAAGACCTCGGCGAAACGCGGCGATGTGTGGTCGTCCGGACCGAAACCCACGAGCTCGGCGACCTCACGCGCGTGCGCGAGCAACGTCGGTGTTGCGACGGGCGTCGGTGACACGGCGCTCCACGCGGCGCCATGTACCTGGCGCCGCTCGTTGGTGCCGCGCGGGTCGCCGGGAAGCTCGCGGACGAAGCGGTTGTCGAAGGCCAGCGGCGTCTTCACCGCGCTCCGAACCGCAGCACCGTCATGGCGCCTGTCTCTGGATCGCTGCCGATCCCCGCCACCGCAGTGAGCGTTAGCACCGGCGTGATACCGGGCACGAGGTTCGCCGGCAGCTCGACTACTGTCTTGAAGCGCCCATCCGCCTCGAACACGTCGAACACGCTCCTCGCGTGGCCGTTCGGCACCCAGCGCCGCACCCAGACCAAGCCATCGGGCGCGGCGAACACATCGAGGATCGGCGCGTAGGTCTCGGGCAGACGCAGTGCCCACACGTCGTCGGGGATCCCCGAGATCTGCGCGCGCGGAATGTTCGCGATGGAGTCCAGCCGCAGCCGCAGCGCCGCCAGGGAGTCACGCCGCTCGCCAGCCGGAATGCGAAGCGCCGGCGTCGCACGGCGAAACTCCCGCACGAGACGCCCGCTGCGGTCCACTTCGCGGATCACGTACTCGCGCCCGCTCGTGTACAGCACCGTGCCGCGCGGCGTGATGTCCCACGACGGCATGCCGGTGAAGGGCGCGCGGTTCAGCCCCGGCAGGATGCGCCCGCTGCCCGCCGACAGCCGCACGGACGCCCATCCCGACGGCACGTTCTCGATCACGGGCACGGCAATCGAGTCCACGCGCGCCCCAGCGGGGCTGAAGATCCACCATTCGCCCATCTGGCGGCTCTGGTCCATCACGTTGAAGCTCGGATAGTACAGCCGTCCCTGCGCGTCGAACCGGCTCGCCAGCGTGGACGTCCAGTCGTTCATCGCGCCGCCGTTGTACCGCGTCTCGTAGCGACTCAAGCGGCCGGTCGCCCCGTCCGCGGCGAAGCGCGAGACGTGCCCTTGATCGCGCACGTAGAGCTTGCCATCCGGTCCGATGGCGATGCCGGTCGGCGCGAGGAACTCGCCCGGTCCCTGTCCCTGCCGCCCGATCGCACGCTGCGACCGCCCACGCATGTCGAACACCCAGATCTTGTGCTCGGCGAAGTCGGAGACGTACACGTTGCCGCGGGCATCCACCGCGATGCCGGTGAGCTTCCCGAGCGAATCCGCCGTCGGGTGCTCACCTTCGACCACCGACCAGAGCAGCGGTAACCGAAGCGTGTCGCTACGCTGTGCCGCTGCGGGTCGCGGCGCAAACGACAGGCCGATGAGCGCGATGAGCGCGATGAGCGCGATGAGACGCCTGGGCCAACCGAACGCGATTGCCGATGTCATCACGACTCCGAGGTGAGAGCCCATTCGACACGATCGCCCACGCGAACGGTTCCCCCGCGAATCACCTGTCCGAACGCACCGCCGCCCCAGTCCGGCGCGAGCCTCGCCCGCAAACCGTCACAAGCCTCGTCCATGCGCTCGCAGGGCGTCGTGTGCCCGCCGATCCTCACCAGCGTCTCGCCGATGCGCAGCACGCGGTCGCGCGTCTCCACCAAGCGAATGCCGCTGATCATCAAGTTCGCCCGCCGCGCGCTGTAGGGAATCGCCGCCTGCAGTTCCTCCTGCATGCGGTCCCACACCTCACGCTCGATGATCGTCACGTGACGCCGCGTGCTGCGCCCGACGCTGCCGGCCAAGCCCTGGCCCGCGACGAGCTCGCCGGCGTCGAGCGCGTCCATCGGCCCGCGGTGCGCGCGCTTCTGCCAGATGGCCTCGAGGCGACCGATCGGCTCAGGCACCGGCCGACACCAAGCGCTGGATCGCTCGCAGGCCCTCGTCACCCACGTCGAGCGACCACTCGTTCACATACAGCTTGATGTGCTGCGCGCAGACCTCGGCGCTCATCTCCTGTGCATGCTGCCGTACGTAGTCGGCGCTGGCATCCGGATGGTCAAACGCGTGCTGCACGCTGGCGCGGATCGCACGCTCGGCGGCGCTGCGCGTCTCGGCATCGAGATCGGCGCGCGCGCAGATGCCCGCCAAGGGCACCGGCAGCGACGTCTCGCGCTCCCACCACCCACCGAGGTCCTGCGCCTTGTGCAACCCGTGCTCGTGATAGGTGAACCGGCTCTCGTGGATGATCAGTCCTGCGTCCACCTCACCGTTCGCGACGGCGCGCAGGATCTTGTCGTAGCGCAGCTCCACGGTGTCGCGCAGCTCGGGCGCGGCCAGCCGGAGCAGGCGGAACGCCGTGGTCTCCTTGCCGGGAATCGCCACGCGCCCTCGCACCGCCTCAGCCAGCGACATCGGCGTGCGCGTCACGACGAGCGGGCCGACGCCGTGCCCCAGCGCCGCACCGCTGCGCAGCATCGTGTAGCGATCGCCCACGGCGGCGAAGGCGCCGACGCTGAGCTTCGTCAGGTCGAACGCCCCGTCGTGTGCGCGACGGTTGAGCTCTTCGATATCGAGCAACACCGGCTCGATGCGGAACGGCATGCCGACGAGTCCGTGCGCCAGCGCATGGAACGCGAACGTATCGTTGGGGCAGGGCGAGTAGCCGAACGTCAGCGTGCGCATGCGGCGATCGCCTCCACGAGCCTCGGCGTCATCGCCGCGAGCGTCGAGAACGCATGGTCGAAGTGCCAGCGGCTGCGGTCGGTCTCCTCGATCTCGTTGGAGACGGCGCGGACCTCGATCGCAGGAACGCCCGCGAGCTGCGCGGCCCGCAAGACGGCGAATCCTTCCATCGCCTCGACGTCGCAGCCGACGCTGCCGCCCACGCGAGCCACCGTGGCGATCGGCAGGCGCAGGGCATCCGGCAGCGCCTGCGAGACGCAGGCGAGAAGCTGCGCATCGGGCAACACCTCCGAAGGCGCGAACTTCGCAGGCACGCGGAGGTCGGTGTAGCGCGCCGCTGTGCCGATCACCAATGCCGCAGGCCCGATCCCGCTTGCGCGCCGGGCTCCCGCGATGCCCACATGCAGGATTGCCCGCGGCCGATGGTCAGCGAGCACCGCCGCCACGTGTGCGGCGGCATCCACGGGCCCCACGCCGCACACCAGCGTTGCGCACGAGAGATTCGGCGCGAGCTCAGCAGGCGTCGCAGCGACTACGAGGATCTCCGGGGCAGCGACCATAGCTGGGAAAATAACCCCCGATGCCGAATCAGCGTTCGCGCCGGGCCGTGTCCGGCCACAGCTGCTGCAGCCATCGCACCTGATGCCGCAGCGCGTCGGCACGGGCGAGCGGGTCGGGGTCGAAGGCATTCTCCTGCTCGGCGAGATTGCGCGTGAGCAGGTGGCCGAGGCCCTCGTAGACGCGGAGATCGCAGGACTGGCGTTGCGCGGCGAGCAGCACGCAAAAGCGCTGCGCCCCTCGGAGCGGCGTCAGCGAATCCTCCGCGCCCTGGACGAGCACGGTCGGTGGCATGTCCGCGCGGCCGTTGGCCACAGGCGACACCTCGGCCGCCGAGGCGCGTCCGCGCAGCAGGCGACCAAAGTGCGCGTCGCCTTCCACATCCACGGCCGGGGAGAGCAGCAGCAAGGCGTCCGCGCCGCGCTCGGCCAGCGCCTCGGGACAGCCGATCGTCACCGTGCTGGCCGCAAGGTGTCCACCGGCTGACACGCCGTAGACGGCCACGCGCGAGGCGTCCACGCCCAGCGAGTCTGCCTGCAGCCGCGTCCAGCGCAGCGCCGCGCACACGTCGACGATCGCCTCAAGCGGCGTCGCCACGCTGTCGCTTAACCGATACTCCACCGCGAAGGCCTCGAATCCGCCTGCCGCGAAAGCGGCTGCCGCCGGATACACCCAGCTCGGGTCGCCGGCTGACCAGCCACCGCCATGCAGCAGGAGCACGGCGGGCCGGGCACTGCGCGCTGGGTCCGCCGACGCAAACCGATGGGCGCGCAGCGTGTCACCGCCAACCACCGCGTATGGCAGCAGCGCCTGCGGCATGGGGGACGCAGCCGCCGGGCCCGCCGTGCGGCAAGCCGAAGCGCCGAGCGCTACGGCGGCAAGGAATGCGCGGCCCGCGCACCGCGCGAGCCGACTGCTGCTGGGGACGTTGGGCACGAGTGGGGTGAGGGCGAACGAAATATCGGCGTCGCTGCTTGATTGCGCATCCATGGATGCGCAATCATGACGCTTCTCGTGTCCCGCCGCGATGCGCGCGGTCGCTATCTCAACACGCCGCCGAGCCGCCAGCCCAGTATCGCGCGGGTGCTGACGGCATTGTGGACGGAGCGCGGTGCGGTCACCCGCCCGCAGGCGCCTGTCCCGATCGTACCGCGCCGCGCCGACGATTTCCATGCAGCGCCGGCAGATGGACTCCGCGTCACGTGGCTCGGCCACGCGAGTAGCATCGTGGAGATCGAGGGCCTGCGCTTCCTGCTCGACCCCGTGTGGGCCGAGCGGGCGTCGCCGCTCGGCGCGATTGGTCCGCGTCGCTTTCATGCACCGCCGCTGCCGCTCGACGCGTTGCCGGTGATCGACGCCGTCCTGCTCTCGCACGATCACTACGACCACCTCGATGCCGCGGCCATCCGCCAACTCGCCGCGCGCGGACTGCGGTTCATCGTGCCGCGAGGACTCGGCGCGCACCTGGCGCGCTGGCGCGTGCCCGCCGCGCAGGTGCTGGAGATGGACTGGTGGGAGGAAGTGCGTCTCGGGGGCCTGCGCGTCGTCGCGACGCCGGCGCGTCACTTCAGTGGTCGCGCCTGGCACTTCGGCGACCGCGATCGCGCACTCTGGTGCGGCTTTGCGCTGATCGGTGCGCAGCGGCGGTTCTACTACGCCGGAGATTCTTCGTACTTCGGCGGATTCGCAGAGGTTGGCAGAGCCTTCGGGCCCTTTGACGCCGCGATGATCGAAATCGGCGCGTATTCGCAGGCCTGGCCCGACGTGCACATCGGGCCGGAAGCCGCGGTGCGCGCCGCGCGCGACGCACGCGCCGGCGTGTTCCTGCCCGTGCATTGGGGCACGTTCGATCTGGCGTTCCATGGATGGACCGAGCCCATCGAACGCGCCCTCGTCGCGGCAGCGCGGGAGGCGCAGCCGATCGCCGTGCTGCGCCCGGGCGCGCAGTGGACGCCGAGCGAAGGAGCGTCCGTCGACCGCTGGTGGCCGTCACTGCCGTGGCGCACGGCGGAGCAGTACCCGCTGCCGCTGCCCTAGGGTCGCTCTTGCTGTCCGGGCGCGCGCGGCGGCAACATTGAGCGTGGCCTACTCCCACGACAATCCGTCCGACAACGCCGCTGCGAGGTTCACCACCGACGGCACGCTGCACGGCCTCATCACCGGCGTGCTCGGAGTGTTCTTCACGGTGTTGCTGCAGGTGAAGGGCTACCTGCCCGGTAACCCGCTGATCCTCCCGATCGGCGGCGCCGCGGCGTTTTTCATCGGGCGCGGCATCGCCCGGGCGGCGTTCGGGGCTGGCGCGCAGATGGTCACGTCGGTGTACTCACCGAGCGGCGACACCACGAAGTACACGCCGACCTTCTCGCATATCGAGGCGCTGGAGATCAAGGGCGACCTGGATGGCGCCGCCGCCGCGTGGGACGCTGCCGTCGCGGAGAATCCGCAGAGCGTGCTGACGCTCGTGCGCGCCGCCGACTTTCACCTGCGGCTCCGCCAGGATGCCAATGCAGCCCTGGAGCGCTTCGTCGCCGCGCGTACACTCGGCACCGGCACACCCGACGCGCGCCGCTACGTCCAGCAGAAGATCGTCGACCTCTACCTCGGCCCGCTGCGGGATGACGGCCGCGCGATGGTTGAGCTGCGCCGGCTCATCGACGGGTTTCCCGGCACGCGTGAGGCGGATGGGGCCCGCGCCGCGCTCGCGGAGCTCAAGGCGCGTCGCGCCGACGCGTAAGGCCGGCACGTGCTCACGCTGCTGCTCAAGAAGCACGGTGATGGGCGGACGGCGCTGACGCTCGGGCGCGCCGACGGCACGCGCACCTGGCAACGGCAGGAGCGCCACGCCGCGTTCTTCGTGCCGCATGATCTCACGCACTTCGCCGTCGAATCGGAGCTCGGCCTGCGCCACGCCTTCTATGGTCTCGTCGCGCAGGGCTGGGACTTCGACGATTTCCTGCCGCCATATCCTCGGGGACCGCTCGGCGCGGAGGCGCTGTGGGCCGAGACGCTCGTCGGTCTCCTCGATGTCGAACGCGGCACGACCGCTCCCGGCGAGACGATGATGTCGGCAGACGAGTTCAACGCGCAACTCACGGCGAAGCTCGCCGACGCAGGGCTGGCGCCTCCGAGACACCTTGATGAGCGCACGCTCGCCGCGATCTGTGACCGACGTGAGGCGCTGCTCGCCGACTGGCACGCGCTCCCCGCGGGTGACACCCTGCGCCTCGTCATCGACGCGTGACGCGCAGCGGCGCATCGGTGGACGTGTTCCGGACCGTGGCGCGCGACGTCCAGCGCTAATCAACACCTAACGGAACCACGCGGCGCCCCTCGTGTTTAGAGGACACTCGCGCATCGCGCTTCGCGGCTGCGCCACTCGTTCTTCAAGCACATCAGGAGTTCACGTCATGCGATTCACCATCGCCGCGCTCGCGCTCGTCCTCGGCAGCACCGTTGCGTCCGCTCAGCATGCGGGCCACACCATGACCGGCCCGGCCGCTGCGCCGGCCGCGTCCACCAAGGACATCGTCACGGTCGCCGTCGAAGCCGGTTCGTTCACGACGCTCGCCGCGGCGCTGCAGGCCGCCGGCCTCGTCGAGACGCTCAAGGGCCCCGGCCCGTTCACCGTCTTCGCGCCGACGGATGCCGCGTTCGCCAAGCTCCCGGCTGGCACGGTGCAGGCGCTGCTCAACGACATTCCGCGTCTTCGCGCCATCCTCACGTACCATGTGGTGGCCGGCAAGGTCGAGGCGAAGGACGTCGTGAAGCTCACGTCGGCCAACACCGTGCAGGGCCAGCCGATCAGCATCCGTGTCGTCGACGGCAAGGTGCGCATCAACGATGCCACCGTCGTCACGCCGGACGTGCAGGCGTCGAACGGCGTCATCCACGTGATCGACACGGTCATCCTGCCGAAGAACTGAGTCCGACGCGCTGCGTCGCGTCATCTTGACGCGGCGCGGCGCAACCGGGACGTTTGAGGCCGATGCAAGGCCTCTCCGTTCCATCCTGGGCGCTGCCGCTCGCGGGTCTCCTGACCCTCGCCGCGGCAGCGCTCTGGCTTTGGCGGCGCTGGACGGCGCGCCTCGCGCGGCGGGCGCTGCTGCGCTTCCGGGCCCGCGTCGATCGCTTCAAGCTCACCGGCAAGCGCTACATCGTCCAGTCGCTGCTCGCCGATGAACGCATCGCCGCCGCCGTAGACGCACATGCCACCGAGCACGGTGTACCGCGCGCCCCGGTGTGGCGCCGCGTCGAGACGTATCTCGACGAGATCGTTCCCAGCTTCAACCTCTTCATGTACTACCAGTTCGGCTACGCCATCTCCAAGGCGGCGCTCGGACTCTTCTACAAGACCTCGCTGCGCATCCGCGACCCCAAGGCCTTCGAGGCCCTGCCGCGCGAGAGCATCGTCATCTACCTGATGAACCACCGCTCGAACGCGGACTATGTGCTCGCGTCGTATGGGCTCGCCGGCCAAGTCGCGATCTCGTACGCCGTCGGCGAATGGGCGCGCGTGTTCCCGCTCGAGTACCTGTTCAAGTCCTTCGGCTCGTACTTCATCCGCCGCCGCTATCGCGAGCCCCTGTATCACGCCGTGCTCGAACGCTATGTGCAGCTCATTACGCGCAATGGCGTGACGCAGGGCCTGTTCCCCGAAGGCGGCCTCTCCCGCGACGGGCGGCTGCGACCCGCCAAGATCGGCATGCTCGACTACATGCTCGGCACCGCGCGCGAGCCCGGCTTCGCCGAGCGTATGTACGTGGTGCCGGTCGGGCTCAACTACGATCGTG is a window from the Pseudogemmatithrix spongiicola genome containing:
- a CDS encoding 1,4-dihydroxy-6-naphthoate synthase is translated as MRTLTFGYSPCPNDTFAFHALAHGLVGMPFRIEPVLLDIEELNRRAHDGAFDLTKLSVGAFAAVGDRYTMLRSGAALGHGVGPLVVTRTPMSLAEAVRGRVAIPGKETTAFRLLRLAAPELRDTVELRYDKILRAVANGEVDAGLIIHESRFTYHEHGLHKAQDLGGWWERETSLPVPLAGICARADLDAETRSAAERAIRASVQHAFDHPDASADYVRQHAQEMSAEVCAQHIKLYVNEWSLDVGDEGLRAIQRLVSAGA
- a CDS encoding VPS10 domain-containing protein is translated as MRVRSALRHALPAAAFVAAALPSGLSAQQPAQGAAVPPAAASELPMRPIGPALMGGRIADVEVHPRDPRTWYVAAGSGGVWKTTNSGVTFAPIFEKQASYSIGEITLDPSNPDVVWIGTGENVSGRHVGWGDGVYRSRDGGRNWQRMGLANSQHIGRILVDPRDGNRVLVASEGPLWSAGGERGVYRSTDGGATWTATLQIDEHTGVTDLEFDPSNPDVIYAAAYQRRRHVWGFLAGGAGSGIYKSTDNGRTWRKLSVGLPTGEIGKIGLAVTPADPSRLYATIEAAGDKRGFYASMDRGESFERRNAYISGGTGPHYYQEIEASPTDPDLVYQMDVFLNVTRDGGRTFANLETGHDKHSDNHALWIDPADGRHLIVGTDGGLYESFDEGQRWRHFPNLPLSQFYKVALNDRSPFYDVLAGAQDLGTLHGPSRTLHREGVRNQDWYVPLGADGYGVAFEPGNPDLMYLMWQEGMLARKDRRNDETVMIKPQPAATDAPERWNWDSPLLVSPHRPTRIYFGSQRVWRSDDRGDSWTAISGDLTLGAPRYAQKFYGRTPSIDALFDHGAMSKYATTTAIAESPRAEGTLAVGTDDGIIQVTSDGGATWTRAATLPGLPPLSFVNDVEFSQHSAQTLFVAADAHKIGDFTPFLFVSADLGKTWRNIAGDLPRGAIVWAVQQDTESGLLFVGTEQGVFWSPNAGTNWHRLGTLPTIPVRDIKLHARDRDLVAATFGRGIFVLDDYTPLRAIAAGARADVATLLPVRDAWWYVPAEVGQAPGRPELGTDDYALENPPVGALFTYYVAAMPSTAQETRRAEERRLAERNADIPFPGFDRLRSERAEPSPRLVVAIRDEAGTVVRMLELPSRPGLHRVNWDLRHASPDVINLNPPAFSPPWAGEALGPLATPGTYTAQLHLVSAAGVRSLGEAQRFAVKPVPSVPGNPDFTVVAAFQQRVAALQRRVGAAGRELGSAREQLRHARASIPAAARPNPALYAQVDSLAAAVAVLERRLNGDPVRGSLDEPQEHAIAPRLWAAAQYEHRYPPTATQRREAELAETELTALERDLQRLLDVDFGRLHAAMSAAGAPWSAGRGLSRP
- a CDS encoding phosphorylase family protein, giving the protein MVAAPEILVVAATPAELAPNLSCATLVCGVGPVDAAAHVAAVLADHRPRAILHVGIAGARRASGIGPAALVIGTAARYTDLRVPAKFAPSEVLPDAQLLACVSQALPDALRLPIATVARVGGSVGCDVEAMEGFAVLRAAQLAGVPAIEVRAVSNEIEETDRSRWHFDHAFSTLAAMTPRLVEAIAACAR
- a CDS encoding alpha/beta hydrolase, with amino-acid sequence MPQALLPYAVVGGDTLRAHRFASADPARSARPAVLLLHGGGWSAGDPSWVYPAAAAFAAGGFEAFAVEYRLSDSVATPLEAIVDVCAALRWTRLQADSLGVDASRVAVYGVSAGGHLAASTVTIGCPEALAERGADALLLLSPAVDVEGDAHFGRLLRGRASAAEVSPVANGRADMPPTVLVQGAEDSLTPLRGAQRFCVLLAAQRQSCDLRVYEGLGHLLTRNLAEQENAFDPDPLARADALRHQVRWLQQLWPDTARRER
- a CDS encoding 6-bladed beta-propeller; translated protein: MTSAIAFGWPRRLIALIALIALIGLSFAPRPAAAQRSDTLRLPLLWSVVEGEHPTADSLGKLTGIAVDARGNVYVSDFAEHKIWVFDMRGRSQRAIGRQGQGPGEFLAPTGIAIGPDGKLYVRDQGHVSRFAADGATGRLSRYETRYNGGAMNDWTSTLASRFDAQGRLYYPSFNVMDQSRQMGEWWIFSPAGARVDSIAVPVIENVPSGWASVRLSAGSGRILPGLNRAPFTGMPSWDITPRGTVLYTSGREYVIREVDRSGRLVREFRRATPALRIPAGERRDSLAALRLRLDSIANIPRAQISGIPDDVWALRLPETYAPILDVFAAPDGLVWVRRWVPNGHARSVFDVFEADGRFKTVVELPANLVPGITPVLTLTAVAGIGSDPETGAMTVLRFGAR
- a CDS encoding MOSC domain-containing protein, giving the protein MPEPIGRLEAIWQKRAHRGPMDALDAGELVAGQGLAGSVGRSTRRHVTIIEREVWDRMQEELQAAIPYSARRANLMISGIRLVETRDRVLRIGETLVRIGGHTTPCERMDEACDGLRARLAPDWGGGAFGQVIRGGTVRVGDRVEWALTSES
- a CDS encoding protein adenylyltransferase SelO; this translates as MKTPLAFDNRFVRELPGDPRGTNERRQVHGAAWSAVSPTPVATPTLLAHAREVAELVGFGPDDHTSPRFAEVFGGNALLTGMQPYAACYGGHQFGHWAGQLGDGRAISLGEVVNARGERWELQLKGAGPTPYSRTADGRAVLRSSIREFLCSEAMHHLGVPTTRALSVVHTGEPVMRDMFYDGNPQMEPGAVVCRVAPSFIRFGNFEIATARGDETLLRQLADFTIARDFPHIDAAAPARYAQWFREVCARTASMLVQWMRVGFVHGVMNTDNMSVLGLTIDYGPYGFLDDFDPHWTPNTTDAGGRRYRYANQPAIAQWNLERFADALRPLFADIEPLKDGLGAYVDRFNAEYRAMLATKFGFPDFSATHEALAQEGLGLLTDVEGDHTLFFRALTEWQGEVPQDDAAAVTALGDMFYDAAKRDAQTPAMAAWLRRWHAARHAPSVDVAATQAAMTRANPRFIPRNYLAQQAIDAATAGDASVLHDLLDTLRRPYDAQPGREAFAAKRPDWARHKAGCSMLSCSS